The genomic interval ATACGTCGGGTGATTTCTTTCGTTTTTCTGCTTCGGTAGCAAATATGCAATCTTGACATGTTCACCGCGAAAGGTCATACCTTTGTGTTTTTTACACGATTTGAACTGTGGGTGACCTCTACCAAGTGTTTTCATTTCACGAAAACTTTGTGCCAAACGCTTAAGCATATTTTGCAAAGCCCATGAGTAGGGGATATTCCAATGTTGGTACTTCTCAAGTTTCTTGAGCTTCGTCAAATGGGCAGACATTTTCTGATAGGAAAGTCCTTTGCCATACCGACGGTAATACCGCATGGACACCGCAAGGAAGTGATTTCGCACAACGCCGATGATATTCAACTCGTCGCACAAGTGGTGCAACGTCTTATCTTTGAAAAGTTTGTGTTTTGTATTTCGCATAGATTTTCACACATCACACTCTTAACCCCTGTAAAGTGGGTAGGACCGACACACAACCAAGCGGTTGCGCTTTACATGTCGGTCCAGTGTGATATGAGTATTAAACCACAATTAAGGCTAAATGTCAACTCTTTTTTTTAGGCGTTTGGTCTAATCCACTAAGGCGGTGTCTACATCCCAAACCTAAAGGATTGGGTTTTGACACCGAAATCTGATAAAAGGAAAAGTCGGACGCAAACAACCTGATTGAAAACGTAAAAGACAGAAGGAGATGTAACAGTGATCGGTATCTCTTACCATGCTGGTGGGATGAAAGACATCCCCCTACAAGAAGTTATCACGATTCTCGCCGATGCAGGCTACGACGCAATCGAGATGATGTGCGGTCCAGAAGCGCATATTCCCTCTGGCGAAGTTACCGATGGTTTGCTCAAAGAGGTTAAAACGATGGTCGACGACAGCGGGTTAAAGGTCTCTGTCATTAATCCTTTCACGGGAAAAGGTTTATACCAACTGGCAGCGGAGAACCAGCAGGAAGCAGTTGACCATTACGCGCTTCTTCAAGACGTAGCCGTCGCACTGGGGGCGGGTGGCGTTAATTTCCTGACGGGGTATGGCGGCGAGAAAGGCGACGCGTTCGCATGGCGACTCCTCGTTGATGCCCTGAAGCCGATCTGCCGACGCGCTGAAGAACTCGGTATCACAATGAACATCCACAACCACGAAGCGACGACAATAGATGCCTCTTCAAAAGTTACGCTTCTGATTGAACACGTTGGCTCTGACGCATTAAAATCCCTCAACGACATCACCAATTTTTATCATATCGGTGAAGACATCGCCGAAGTCACCGAAAAACTCGGACCGCTTACTACGCATTGCCATGTAAAAGGCGTGACAGGGATGTATCCCTACAGCACTTTCCTGATTCCGGGCGAAGAGGGAGATGAGTTGGATTTCCGAACCTTTGCCGAGAGTTTAGGGAAAGTCGGTTACGATAAGTATATCTCGGTAGAAACGTTCCCCCACATGCGCATGGAGAAGGCACAAATCGCTCACGACATGATGGCGAACACATTGAAAGAATTAGGTTTACGGTGAAATAAATGTAGCCTGCAACATCGGTGCAGGGTTTTTGCTTGGGTGTTTCCCCTAGGTCTACGGAAAGGAACGTGAAGTTATCAACCCACCTGACCGACCCGCAAGGTATAATTAAAAATCCAATGCTTTGATGCCGGGCCAATCCCGCCACATATCCTCATTCGGCGGTTCCTCCTGCGTTTGTTCTAATTCCGTTTTCCGAAAATCGTATAGCACTGCCTGCCGGATCTGCCGCGAGTAGTTATGCCCAGCAGCATGACCGATGCGATGGTGCCAGAAGACGACATCCCCCGCATTACCGTAGCACTCAACCCCCGGCTCTCTGCTGAGACGCTCGCGGTCGGTTTCATATTGCGGTGTCGGCTCGTTCTTGTATTGGGAATGGTAATCGTAATAGAAGATTTTGTGGCTCCGGGGCCAGACAGTAAATCCACCACCTTCCGGCGGCACATCGTCAATATAGCCGACAGCGCCGAGATGAAACGGATGTGCGTCAACATGACACCCAATTGATTTCTTCGGAACATCGCCGTAAGGTAGCGTGCAATAGATACCACGGACCCGGTTGGGGTGCACCAAATTTCCCTTACCCAAGAATTGCTCTGCCATCCGCCAGACGTTCGGATCGGTAGCAAGGAGTTGAACCATCCAATCTTCGCCACCCGGTTCACGGAAGTTCCACCGGAACCCGCGCCGATTGTTGTCTTTATCAATGTTTTCCTCTTCAGCGGTGAAGGGTCCTATCCAAGTATCGGGATCATCACGTCTACGTCCTTCGGGCGCGCCATCCCAGAGTCTTGCCCGTGCCCGCTCCATCAATTCCGGGTTCAGGACGTTGCGTTTCACCAAGTACCCTTCATTTCTGAAAAATTCAATGTCTTCTCGTGTAAGTTCAACCATTTTTTAAGTATTCCTTGTGGTTAAATGACGTGAGTTTACGCATTAACGCTCTTTGCTCAAATTCGCTCTCTATTTCATTATGAACTACGCACTTTATACTACGAAGACGCATCATTGGACAATTACGCTAACTACATTTCAAGAATTTTAAAGGAATTTAACGATTTTTTCAAGGAAAAGCAACAATTGTCTCACCCCGCACACTGTAAAGATGAAGAGGGTAGCGTTAGATACTTCACCGAGAACGGCAAAATTTGACAACATACGGTGTTTCAACTATAATTAACGCATGTCAAAATTCGTCGTTGTTCTACTGCTATTCATTGCCTATCCACTATACCTTTTTGCGCACCCAGAAGGCATGGGTGAACATGTCGTTGAAGCCCACCGGATTGTAGGCGAACCCCCACAAATTGACGGGATGCTGGATGATGCTGTGTGGCAACGCGCAGAACCCCGCAGCGGTTTTGTTCAACTCGAACCGTCACGCGGTAATCCCGCAACTGACGATACAGAATTCCGCATCGCTTACGATGTGCATAACATCTACGTTGCATTCCGATGTTACGACGCTGAGCCGAATAAAATCATCAATCGGATGACGCGGCGTGGCGATCTCTATGACTCGGAAGTTATTTCCTTTTTCATCGATCCTCATCACGATCACCGGACAGGCTATAAATTCGCTACAAACCCAGCGGGCGTCCAGAGTGATAACTACCGGTACGAGGACACACAACGCGACAGCAACTGGAAAGGAATTTGGTGGGTTGAAAGCAGTATTAATGAACAAGGGTGGTGTGCCGAGTTTAAAATTCCGTTCGCAAACTTTCGATTTACCGACTTCTCACATAAATCTGGGCCAACACAAATTTGGGGATTTGATGTGGAGCGGGTAAATCGTCGGAAAAGCGAGGTTACGGTATGGAAACAGCTAACACAAGCCGGTGTTGTCACGCGGATGTCTGATTTAGGACACATTGTAGGTATTCAAGGCATTGAGACCGGAAAAAATTTTGAAATCTCACCCTATCTCTTAGGGGGTGGTATGGGTGCCGCCGATGCCGATTTAACAAGCCAATTCGGAACGGGTTTGGATGTGCAATACAGCCTCACGAGTGCCTTGAAGGCGAACGTTACCGTTAATCCTGATTTCGCTCAAGTTGAGGCAGACCAATTAGAGATTAATCTGACCCGATTCCCGACGCGTTTTCCTGAAAAACGTCCGTTTTTTGTTGAAGGAAACAGTTTTTTTGAAACGCCTTATGACCTGATGTTCAGTCGTCGTATCGGGAGTCGTGGTAACATCCTTTGGGGCAGTAAACTTACCGGTAAAATCGGTAAATACTCCGTTGGAGTCTTGGGAAACCAAACCGGTGAATTCAGGTTTTCTGAGAGCACCCCGTCCGAAAAGGAGGAGGCGTGGTTTTCTGCAATCCGTGTTAAACGCGACATCCTCAAACGTTCAAATATTGGAGTCCTATTCGTGAATAAAGAACAGCCCGGTAGTGAAAGGTGGAGTCATAGCCGAGTGGGTGGTGTTGATATGAACCTCGCTTTGGGCAAAACCTATCACCTCACGGGGCAATACGCGGGTAGTTTCCATCCGGGCGAAGATAGTGATAACTTCGCGTATACGGTTGATTTCGCACAGCGCAACTATCTCTGGAGTAGCGACATTGGATTTGAACGGGTCGCGCCGCATTTTGAAATTAATCAGACAGGGTTTCTGCGGAAAGAACGAAACCGTGGCTGGCAACGTGTTTCTATGCGGTCCTCCTATTCTCCGCACTGGGGAAAGCACCAATTTTTTTCGGGTATAACCGCTCGTCTCTCTCAAAGCCTTTATACACCCGCGTATTTTGCGGAGTGGCGAGAACGTAACCCGGAGTTGTCCCTTTCGCCTGATTTCGATGAAGACCTGTTCAGATGGAGTGTTGGTGGAAATGTCGGGATGGATTTTAGGGAAATTCTCTTGGATGATATCATGGTGTACTATGATCGAAGCCGGGAAGTTGAACTCACAGAAGTATTTACAGCAGACAGATACGGGTTTGAGATGGATACCGATTCCACAAAACCCATTGCTATCGGTATCGGCGTGGATTTCGCCGACTATTTTAACTTTGGACGACAGCAAGCTGGCAAACAGCGGAGCCTCATGCTTGAGACCACTATCCGTCCACAGAGCAATTTGTCTATAGAGTTAGACAGCGGCTACGCCCAGAGTTTTGATTTGGAGGGGGCAATTGATGGTAGGTTCTTCGTTAGCTCATTGCGTGCTACTTACCTGTTCACGCGAGAGTCGTTTCTCCGGATGTTCGCGCAAACCAATAGGGAACGTCCACTTTCTATGGAAATTCATCAGACGTATCTGCTGAGTTTTCTATTTGGATGGGAATATAGTCCGAAGAGTCACCTGTTCATTGCCTATAACGAAGCTTGGGGCGATGCTCCTGTTGGAGCAGCCTCCAACCGTCAGTTGCAACTGGAAAACCGTGTCATTGTCATTAAAGTGACGTATCTCTATAACTTATAGTCGTCAGTTACCACTTGTTAGTTAAAAGACAGATTTGTTAACCTAATAGTCTGTCATATCTAAACTGATAGGTGTGTTCGACTGATTTTGTCGGGTTTCACTCCGTTCTACCCGACCTACAAAAAGTCAAAATAACGTTGATAGACTACTAAGCTTCCCTTTTAACTGAAGACCGTAGCCTGCAACACCGGCGCAGGCGGATATGAGGAATGGGCATCAAGTCCAAACGCAGGTCGTTCCTCCGCAAGGTAAAATTAAAATTTTAATAAAAAGAGTAGAGGTGTGGTATAATAAAGCCATGAAAGATTTTTTACTGCTATTTTTCAACGTTTTGCTAACGGTAATGGGACAGATTTTGTTTAAACACGGCATGAACACGATCGGTCGTATCAATAGCCTACGAGACGCTACGGGCAAATTGGCGCAGGCATTCCTGAACCCTTATATCCTCAGTGGAATTGCCATATACGGTTTTACAACGCTCGTTTGGCTGATTATCCTGTCGCGTGTTAAACTGAGCATTGCGTATCCGATGTTAAGTTCTGGGTATGTCCTGTCAATCCTGTTTTCCTGGATGTTGTTCAAAGAATCTATCCCTAAGATTCGTATCATAGGTGCTCTGATTATCTGTATTGGGGTCTACCTTGTGGCACAAGGAGAATCTTAACAATGGTAGATCCCGCAAATACGCGTGTTGCCGCCAGCAATTCTTTCGTTGCGATGATCCTGTCCGCAATTCTTCCAGGACTCGGTCAACTCTATTTAGGGCAGCTTCTAAAAGCGATTCTCCTTTTTACCATTTTCGCTTCTGCTATTGGTATTTTCTACCTCAATTCACTGCCAGTAACAGGATGGGATGATTTAATGCGGTTCAAACCCGCAACGCCGGAGAACACCTCAACAGACGAAACCCGCAACGCTGAAGCACAGGAGCCTTATTCAATTCACATCTGGACGTTCGATGATGGCGAAAAACTGATGTACCGACCTTCATGGAAACTGAAAATCAGTGCATCTGTCCAAGGTATTTTATGTTGGCTCTACGCAGTTGGTGATGGATGGCGGGGCAGGCGTAGAACCAGAAGACACCATAATTAATTTTCTGTAGGAAGGAACTCCGATTCCCGACTGATAACTTCTATCTTGGTGATAGTTAACAACTAACTGTATTACAAACTATCGTGGAACGTAATGGAGCGATGCACAGAAGTCAATCGTTTAAAATAATAATTCAGTGGAGCCTCCTCATTGTATTGGTAACCGGGTGCCAAGATGATACGGCGGTTCTGAAAAAGAGTGAAGAACTTCTGAACGCTGGAACGCCACAAGCAGCAGTGGAAGAACTGGAGGCTTATATCGAAACGGTGCCTGAGGAGCCGAAGGCACGAATGTTGCTCGGGAAAGCCTACAATGACTTAGGGCGTTATAACGACGCGGTGCTGGAGTTACAGAAGGCATCACAACTTTATGCCGCACAACCGGAAGAACGGATTGCAGCACGACTTGAGTTGGCTCGTACCTATTTAAGATTCGGTGATAGGGGTTCCGCTTTTCGTGTGCTACGACTCGTTCAGCGGAGCACACTGGATCCTGAAGTGTTGCGCGAAATTATTGAACTCGTCGGAGACACTTATCATACAAAACAGTTGACCCGTGGTGATTCAGATAACTATTCACCTACCTTTTCTCCGGACGGCAGACAAATTGCCTTTGCATCCTTTCGACTCGACAATGGCGAAATCTATTTAATGGACTTAAATGGGCGTATCCAACGGCGTGTAACCTTCACAACAGATTTCAACGATAGTTCACCGGCGTTCCTCAAGACCCCAAACTATCTGTTCTATAGCAGCGAACCGAAGTCATCTCGCGAAGTTAAAGTTGTCATCCAAAGCAGCGGCTCCACTCCGATTTACGCCGGATTCCATGTAACACATATTCATAGCAAAATAACGCGAACCGTTTTACCTGTGAGTTTCGGTGCCCGTGTGCCTCGGACATCGCCTGTTGAAGATCAAGTTGTTTATGAATCCAATGTAGATGGGAATCTGGAATTATATCTCATCAATTTAGCAGGGCTTGATCTCGCACAACTCACACCAGAAGACATTGAGCCGAAACGTATCACTTTTAACGAAACCGATGACGGAAGTCCCGCGTTCTTCCCGGACGGAAAACGCATTATATTTGTCTCCTCTCGCAATGAAGTAAACCAACTTTACACCATAGACATTGACGGAAAAAATGAGAAACATTTCAATCCAAGTCGCTGGGGGTGCTACAATCCCACGGTGTCGCCTGATGGAAAAACGATTGCGTATGTCTCCGCCAGAGAAGGCGACTGGGAGGTATATCTCATTGATGCAGATGGTAAAAATGAGCGGCGGATTACCAGTGACATCGGTAGGTCTATTCAACCCGCCTTTTCGCCTGATGGTCGCTACCTCGCGTATGTTTCCGATAGGAGTGATACTTTCCACATCTACCTGATGTCTCTCGACAAACCTGTCACTCGTGAGGATTTAGCCAGACGCTTACAATAGCCGTCGGCAGTCAGCCGTCGGCAGTCAGTAGAGCATGTGGCAGGTGAGAACGTTTGCAACCGCCACAGGTCCCTGATAGCCATTAAGAAAGGAGGTTAGAAAATCATGTTGCGAGTAACTAAACCAGAAGGCTTCGGCAACATCCAATTGGAAGAAGTGCCGATGCCGGAAATCAATGCGGAGCAGGTTAGAGTACAGACGGACACGACCTTAATCAGTCGAGGTTCCGAACTATTTCGACGGTATATCCGAGAAGAGGCAGTTTCGCCCTCAATTATGGGGTATTCTCTCACAGGCGTTGTGGATGCAGTTGGCGCAGCGGTAGAAGATTATCAAGTCGGTGAACGCGTCATGGTTGTAGCACCACACGCGGAATATGTCGTTGCTGAACCGAACGCAACTGAGGGACGCATCGTCCCGCTCCTTGACGACGTTAGTTTTGAAGAGGGAACTTTTCTACCGCTGGCAACCAGTGCTGTCGCTTGGTCAGATTCGTCTGGCGTTAAAGCTGGGGATACCATCGTCATTCTGGGACAAGGCTTGGTGGGTAGCCTGATGATGCAGGTGTTGCAAGGCTACAATCCCGAACGGATTATAACTGTGGACGCGTTGACACTGCGATGCGAATTGTCAGCAAAACTCGGTGCCAATACGGTCATAAATGCTGAGGATGTAGATCCCGTGGAAGCCGTCCTGGGTCTCACGGGTGGCAAAGGGGCAGATCTCGTGGTCGATTGTGTCGGTGGATACGCCGGAGTCAAATCCTTCGAGCAAGCACAAGATATGACACGTCGGTTCGGTATTATCCAGCTCATCGCTCTCTATCAACAGGCACCCTTACCTTTACACTCCTCAAAGATGATGAGCAAACGCCTCGTCGCAGGTATCTTAACGGATGAACCCCGTTCTCAGATTGCAGCGCGCGCCTTGCGAAAGATACAGAATAACGAAATCCGCGCCTCTGAGATGATTACCCATCGTTTCCACTATAAGGAAGCGAAAGATGCGTTTGACCTGCTCTGGAATACTCCTGGTGATGCACTCGGAGTCCTGATAAAATGGCAGTAGATTCCTTTCCACGAGAAGTCAACTTCCGAGCGGAAATGCGTGATGCCTCCCTTACCTTTTCTGCAACGTGGGGACTTTTCTCGCCAAAAGCGATTGATGCAGGAACACACCTGCTGATTGAGCACTTGGATATCCAAGAAGGCGACATCTGTCTCGACCTCGGATGCGGATATGGTGCCGTCGGTGTCACGCTCGCCAAATGCACGCAAACGGCAACTGTCTATATGGTCGACAAGGATTTCGTAGCAGTTGATTACGCCCGTAAAAACGTGAAACAGAATCAACTTCAGAATTGTCACGTCCTTCTGAGCAACGGTTTTAGTCATCTCCCCGATATTCAATTCGACCTCATTGCCTCTAACCTGCCCGCTAACGTCGGAAAGGAACTCCTACAGATTTTTCTCGCTGATGCGAAGCAGCATCTCAAGCCCAACGGACGACTTTATGTTGTTACCATTTCAGGACTTCGAGCGTTCATCAAGCGTAACTTTCTGAACATATTTGGAAACTATCAGAAGGTCAAACAACGCCACAC from Candidatus Poribacteria bacterium carries:
- a CDS encoding sugar phosphate isomerase/epimerase, coding for MIGISYHAGGMKDIPLQEVITILADAGYDAIEMMCGPEAHIPSGEVTDGLLKEVKTMVDDSGLKVSVINPFTGKGLYQLAAENQQEAVDHYALLQDVAVALGAGGVNFLTGYGGEKGDAFAWRLLVDALKPICRRAEELGITMNIHNHEATTIDASSKVTLLIEHVGSDALKSLNDITNFYHIGEDIAEVTEKLGPLTTHCHVKGVTGMYPYSTFLIPGEEGDELDFRTFAESLGKVGYDKYISVETFPHMRMEKAQIAHDMMANTLKELGLR
- a CDS encoding phytanoyl-CoA dioxygenase family protein; this translates as MVELTREDIEFFRNEGYLVKRNVLNPELMERARARLWDGAPEGRRRDDPDTWIGPFTAEEENIDKDNNRRGFRWNFREPGGEDWMVQLLATDPNVWRMAEQFLGKGNLVHPNRVRGIYCTLPYGDVPKKSIGCHVDAHPFHLGAVGYIDDVPPEGGGFTVWPRSHKIFYYDYHSQYKNEPTPQYETDRERLSREPGVECYGNAGDVVFWHHRIGHAAGHNYSRQIRQAVLYDFRKTELEQTQEEPPNEDMWRDWPGIKALDF
- a CDS encoding EamA family transporter, whose protein sequence is MKDFLLLFFNVLLTVMGQILFKHGMNTIGRINSLRDATGKLAQAFLNPYILSGIAIYGFTTLVWLIILSRVKLSIAYPMLSSGYVLSILFSWMLFKESIPKIRIIGALIICIGVYLVAQGES
- a CDS encoding transposase produces the protein MSAHLTKLKKLEKYQHWNIPYSWALQNMLKRLAQSFREMKTLGRGHPQFKSCKKHKGMTFRGEHVKIAYLLPKQKNERNHPTY
- a CDS encoding PD40 domain-containing protein — protein: MHRSQSFKIIIQWSLLIVLVTGCQDDTAVLKKSEELLNAGTPQAAVEELEAYIETVPEEPKARMLLGKAYNDLGRYNDAVLELQKASQLYAAQPEERIAARLELARTYLRFGDRGSAFRVLRLVQRSTLDPEVLREIIELVGDTYHTKQLTRGDSDNYSPTFSPDGRQIAFASFRLDNGEIYLMDLNGRIQRRVTFTTDFNDSSPAFLKTPNYLFYSSEPKSSREVKVVIQSSGSTPIYAGFHVTHIHSKITRTVLPVSFGARVPRTSPVEDQVVYESNVDGNLELYLINLAGLDLAQLTPEDIEPKRITFNETDDGSPAFFPDGKRIIFVSSRNEVNQLYTIDIDGKNEKHFNPSRWGCYNPTVSPDGKTIAYVSAREGDWEVYLIDADGKNERRITSDIGRSIQPAFSPDGRYLAYVSDRSDTFHIYLMSLDKPVTREDLARRLQ
- a CDS encoding methyltransferase, with protein sequence MAVDSFPREVNFRAEMRDASLTFSATWGLFSPKAIDAGTHLLIEHLDIQEGDICLDLGCGYGAVGVTLAKCTQTATVYMVDKDFVAVDYARKNVKQNQLQNCHVLLSNGFSHLPDIQFDLIASNLPANVGKELLQIFLADAKQHLKPNGRLYVVTISGLRAFIKRNFLNIFGNYQKVKQRHTHTVAMATRDG
- a CDS encoding carbohydrate binding family 9 domain-containing protein → MSKFVVVLLLFIAYPLYLFAHPEGMGEHVVEAHRIVGEPPQIDGMLDDAVWQRAEPRSGFVQLEPSRGNPATDDTEFRIAYDVHNIYVAFRCYDAEPNKIINRMTRRGDLYDSEVISFFIDPHHDHRTGYKFATNPAGVQSDNYRYEDTQRDSNWKGIWWVESSINEQGWCAEFKIPFANFRFTDFSHKSGPTQIWGFDVERVNRRKSEVTVWKQLTQAGVVTRMSDLGHIVGIQGIETGKNFEISPYLLGGGMGAADADLTSQFGTGLDVQYSLTSALKANVTVNPDFAQVEADQLEINLTRFPTRFPEKRPFFVEGNSFFETPYDLMFSRRIGSRGNILWGSKLTGKIGKYSVGVLGNQTGEFRFSESTPSEKEEAWFSAIRVKRDILKRSNIGVLFVNKEQPGSERWSHSRVGGVDMNLALGKTYHLTGQYAGSFHPGEDSDNFAYTVDFAQRNYLWSSDIGFERVAPHFEINQTGFLRKERNRGWQRVSMRSSYSPHWGKHQFFSGITARLSQSLYTPAYFAEWRERNPELSLSPDFDEDLFRWSVGGNVGMDFREILLDDIMVYYDRSREVELTEVFTADRYGFEMDTDSTKPIAIGIGVDFADYFNFGRQQAGKQRSLMLETTIRPQSNLSIELDSGYAQSFDLEGAIDGRFFVSSLRATYLFTRESFLRMFAQTNRERPLSMEIHQTYLLSFLFGWEYSPKSHLFIAYNEAWGDAPVGAASNRQLQLENRVIVIKVTYLYNL
- a CDS encoding zinc-binding dehydrogenase, whose protein sequence is MLRVTKPEGFGNIQLEEVPMPEINAEQVRVQTDTTLISRGSELFRRYIREEAVSPSIMGYSLTGVVDAVGAAVEDYQVGERVMVVAPHAEYVVAEPNATEGRIVPLLDDVSFEEGTFLPLATSAVAWSDSSGVKAGDTIVILGQGLVGSLMMQVLQGYNPERIITVDALTLRCELSAKLGANTVINAEDVDPVEAVLGLTGGKGADLVVDCVGGYAGVKSFEQAQDMTRRFGIIQLIALYQQAPLPLHSSKMMSKRLVAGILTDEPRSQIAARALRKIQNNEIRASEMITHRFHYKEAKDAFDLLWNTPGDALGVLIKWQ